A single genomic interval of Arctopsyche grandis isolate Sample6627 chromosome 8, ASM5162203v2, whole genome shotgun sequence harbors:
- the Rab14 gene encoding RAS oncogene family member Rab14, translating to MSAGPYNYSYIFKYIIIGDMGVGKSCLLQQFTEKKFMADCPHTIGVEFGTRIIGVSQQKIKLQIWDTAGQERFRAVTRSYYRGAAGALMVYDITRRSTYNHLSSWLTDTRSLTNPSTVIFLIGNKADLESQRDVTYEEAKQFADDNGLMFVEASAKTGQNVEEAFLETAEKIYQSIQDGRLDLNAAESGVQHKPDQTGRPLSDQPAPKDNCSC from the exons ATGTCGGCCGGACCTTACAACTActcttatatatttaaatatatcataattgGTGATATGGGCGTTGGAAAATCTTGCCTCTTGCAACAGTTCACCGAGAAAAAGT TCATGGCTGATTGCCCCCATACGATCGGTGTTGAATTTGGTACACGCATTATTGGTGTATCGCAACAAAAGATCAAATTACAAATTTGGGACACAGCTGGTCAAGAGAGGTTCCGAGCTGTCACAAGATCGTATTACCGTGGTGCTGCAGGTGCATTGATGGTATATGATATAACTCGCAG ATCCACTTACAATCATTTGAGTAGTTGGTTGACTGATACCAGAAGTTTAACCAATCCGAGTACGGTAATCTTTTTGATCGGTAATAAAGCCGATTTAGAAAGTCAGCGTGATGTTACGTATGAAGAAGCGAAACAATTTGCCGATGATAATGGTCTGATGTTTGTCGAAGCTAGTGCTAAAAC TGGACAAAATGTCGAAGAAGCTTTTCTTGAAACTGCGGAAAAGATATACCAAAGTATCCAAGACGGGCGTTTAGATCTGAATGCTGCTGAATCCGGCGTACAACACAAACCTGATCAAACTGGTCGACCGTTGAGCGATCAACCTGCGCCCAAAGATAATTGTTCTTGCTAA
- the Rpp30 gene encoding ribonuclease P protein subunit Rpp30 yields MTFGSCGFCDLYLSENFDLKKIHVLKKLGYHTVAINQNVDESVFEQKKKKKNEPGHCQDPVPEPIKIPEDITDITILNRLTIEFSDNNIIHKMNQSENLKKFDILAVIPTSVSAFQYSCCNMDVDIISYKLESNANFKLNRKLYKQAVERGIYFEIPYAPALKSSNYRKNMISRAHLYHSIGKSANIILSSGALNEFQVRGPYDVINLCLILGLSEQQSKHVLTKNMQKVLLKADNRRRGKTSVFILQKHNINKRPLITEDEKINKKMKIGE; encoded by the exons ATGACGTTTGGGTCGTGCGGCTTTTGCGATCTGTATTTATCTGAAAACTTCGACTTGAAGAAAATACACGTGTTAAAGAAAT TGGGATATCACACCGTTGCCATCAATCAAAACGTAGACGAATctgtttttgaacaaaaaaagaagaagaaaaatgaACCGGGACACTGTCAAGACCCGGTCCCAGAACCTATAAAAATTCCTGAG GATATTACcgatattacaatattaaacaGACTGACTATAGAATTCTCTGATAATAATATCATCCATAAAATG aatcaatcggaaaatttaaagaaatttgatattttagcTGTAATACCGACATCAGTTTCAGCTTTTCAATATTCGTGTTGTAATATGGATGTAgatataatttcatacaaactcgaatctaatgcaaattttaaattgaatcgaaaattatataaacaagCTGTAGAACGaggaatatattttgaaataccgTATGCCCCGGCTTTGAAAAGTTCcaattatagaaaaaatatgatttccCGAGCTCATTTATACCATTCTATTGGGAAATCAGCTAACATTATTCTATCAAGTGGAGCCCTCAACGAATTTCAAGTTAGAGGACCATATGATGTCATCAATTT ATGTCTTATTTTAGGTTTAAGTGAACAACAATCAAAACacgttttaacaaaaaatatgcAGAAAGTTCTtttgaaagcag atAACAGACGACGTGGGAAAACCTCAGTGTTTATTCtgcaaaaacataatataaataaacgtcCACTTATAACTGaagacgaaaaaataaataaaaaaatgaaaattggtGAATAA